A genomic window from Chrysoperla carnea chromosome 3, inChrCarn1.1, whole genome shotgun sequence includes:
- the LOC123296213 gene encoding zinc finger protein 184-like, with the protein MNSSDHNIIPTSGAPPIPITSSEDSNRGNQHQTTTTTVPTDLRVNPTALNAVALSSVAKYWVLTNLLPGPIPQVSVYGLPTTTTTTKVENGKSGQDTMFQQHSSILSTDSLLLPHHNSSLTTSGLNTQQVPVSISTSQGVTNITIPTSMSHLQTVDTSNQQVNQQNDNSHHNQQQSNEQQHQQLNNSNSNQQHQQNQQSIVQVQVQDNLVSVIEEQKDTKAHLAHLTQELNQQEENQFKIENQQQNLTVQQLQQLGVHHVLDESVLKSDNSLTIQQESDPLQIVKDEKDNSAKLLSGAQFQIPDLKTTGHHMMDVRTVDGSIVKISTGIQEQDLAKTLGVEMVSSMYKVNVEDINQLLAYHEVFGKLQNDITPTSPIVTQNSTHIVTNTSAAVTGNVNIQSPNLNIVKTDQEVTTTTLNPATDASGAVVSTGTHVCDLCGKMFPFRYQVIVHRRYHAERKPFTCQVCGKAFSCAAELTGHGKCHLGGSMYTCAICFHVFANAASLERHMKRHSTDKPYACTICGKSFARKEHLDNHTRCHTGETPYRCQYCAKTFTRKEHMVNHVRKHTGETPHRCEICKKSFTRKEHFMNHVMWHTGETPHHCTLCGKKYTRKEHLANHMRSHTNDTPFRCEICGKSFTRKEHFTNHIMWHTGETPHRCDFCSKTFTRKEHLLNHVRQHTNESPHRCGYCSKSFTRKEHLVNHVRQHTGETPFRCSYCPKAFTRKDHLVNHVRQHTGESPHKCTYCTKSFTRKEHLTNHVRQHTGESPHRCQYCSKSFTRKEHLTNHVRIHTGESPHRCEFCQKTFTRKEHLTNHLRQHTGETPHCCNVCSKPFTRKEHLINHMRSHTGERPFACTECGKSFPLKGNLLFHQRSHNKGANAERPFRCDLCPKDFMCKGHLVSHRRSHSGEKPHACPDCGKTFVEKGNMLRHMRKHNTDAANSTTNSAVTTIAAVAANTVVTNVTTAQVQQQQQQNSQTNQNTTSLQIPQVTQSQQTLAAQVAAANQAGVISQTVPTVGHMQIHQQGNRPVVVPTPNGNVLASY; encoded by the exons gaTTCAAATCGTGGTAATCAACATCAGACCACGACCACAACAGTTCCAACGGATTTGAGAGTAAATCCAACTGCGTTAAATGCAGTTGCATTATCAAGTGTTGCCAAATATTGGGTACTCACTAATTTACTACCTGGACCAATACCACAGGTTTCAGTTTATGGCCTTCCAACCACCACAACAACCACAAAGgttgaaaatggaaaatctGGACAG gaTACAATGTTTCAACAACATTCTAGTATATTATCAACGGACTCCTTACTGTTACCACATCATAATTCCAGTTTAACTACAAGTGGTCTAAACACCCAACAAGTACCAGTTAGTATTTCAACATCACAAGGTGTCACAAATATCACAATACCAACATCAATGTCACATCTACAAACTGTTGACACCAGTAATCAACAAGTGAATCAACAAAATGATAATTCACATCATAACCAACAACAAAGCAATGAGCAACAGcatcaacaattaaataattctaattcGAATCAACAGCATCAACAAAATCAACAAAGCATTGTACAAGTCCAAGTACAAGACAACTTAGTGAGTGTTATTGAAGAACAAAAAGATACAAAAGCACATTTAGCACATTTAACGCAAGAATTGAATCAACAGGAAGAGAATCAATTCAAAATCGAgaatcaacaacaaaatttaactgTTCAACAGTTACAACAATTAGGTGTTCATCATGTCTTAGATGAATCCGTGCTAAAATCTGATAATTCTTTAACGATCCAACAAGAAAGTGATCCATTACAGATTGTTAAAGATGAAAAAGATAATTCAGCGAAATTATTAAGTGGAGCACAATTTCAGATACCTGATTTAAAGACTACGGGACATCATATGATGGACGTGCGCACTGTTGATGGCAGTATCGTTAAAATATCAACTGGAATTCAAGAACAAGATCTTGCGAAAACACTTGGTGTTGAAATGGTGTCTAGTATGTACAAGGTAAATGTTGAAGATATCAACCAACTACTAGCGTATCATGAAGTTTTTGGTAAATTACAAAATGATATCACTCCAACCTCACCAATTGTCACGCAAAATAGTACGCATATTGTTACAAACACATCGGCCGCTGTAACCGgaaatgtaaatattcaatcaccaaatttaaatattgtaaaaacagATCAAGAAGTGACGACTACTACACTAAACCCAGCGACAGATGCATCCGGGGCTGTGGTTAGTACGGGAACACATGTATGTGATTTATGTGGAAAAATGTTTCCATTCCGCTATCAAGTTATTGTACATCGACGGTATCATGCTGAACGAAAGCCTTTTACCTGTCAAGTTTGCGGCAAAGCATTTTCATGTGCCGCAGAATTGACAGGTCATGGAAAATGTCATTTAGGTGGTAGCATGTATACGTGTGCGATATGCTTTCACGTATTTGCTAATGCTGCCTCTCTAGAACGACACATGAAAAGGCATTCCACTGATAAACCATACGCATGTACAATTTGTGGGAAATCATTTGCACGTAAAGAGCATTTAGATAATCATACACGGTGTCATACAGGTGAGACCCCATATCGATGTCAGTATTGTGCGAAAACGTTTACACGCAAAGAGCATATGGTGAATCATGTACGTAAACATACCGGCGAAACACCTCATCGTTGCGAAATctgtaaaaaatcatttacacgTAAAGAACATTTCATGAATCACGTAATGTGGCATACCGGAGAAACGCCACATCATTGTACACTTTGTGGTAAGAAGTACACCCGGAAAGAACATTTGGCGAATCATATGCGATCCCATACAAACGATACACCATTTCGGTGTGAGATTTGTGGAAAATCATTCACACGAAAAGAACATTTCACGAATCACATTATGTGGCATACAGGTGAAACACCGCATCGGTGTGATTTCTGTTCGAAAACATTTACACGTAAAGAGCATTTGTTGAATCATGTGCGTCAACATACCAATGAATCACCACATCGGTGTGGATACTGTTCGAAGTCGTTTACACGTAAAGAGCACTTAGTTAATCATGTGAGACAACATACTGGAGAAACACCTTTCCGATGTAGTTATTGTCCAAAGGCATTCACACGTAAAGATCATCTAGTAAATCATGTGCGTCAACACACTGGTGAATCACCGCATAAGTGTACATATTGTACGAAAAGTTTTACGCGTAAAGAACATTTGACAAACCATGTGCGCCAACATacag GTGAATCGCCACATCGTTGTCAATATTGTTCAAAATCATTCACACGTAAAGAACATCTTACAAATCACGTTCGAATACACACCGGTGAATCGCCACATCGTTGTGAATTCTGTCAGAAGACATTCACACGTAAAGAGCATTTAACCAATCATTTACGGCAGCATACGGGAGAAACACCTCATTGTTGTAACGTGTGTTCAAAACCGTTTACGCGTAAAGAACATTTAATCAATCACATGCGTTCACACACTGGTGAACGGCCATTTGCTTGTACCGAGTGTGGTAAATCGTTCCCGCTAAAAGGAAATCTATTATTCCACCAACGATCGCATAACAAAGGTGCAAACGCTGAAAGACCATTTAGATGTGATTTATGTCCGAAAGATTTTATGTGTAAAGGTCATTTAGTGTCACATAGACGATCACATAGTGGTGAAAAACCGCATGCATGTCCCGATTGTGgtaaaacatttgttgaaaaagGTAATATGTTACGTCATATGCGTAAACATAATACTGATGCCGCAAATAGCACGACAAATTCGGCGGTGACAACAATAGCAGCTGTTGCTGCCAATACTGTGGTGACAAATGTTACAACAGCTCAAgtacaacaacaacagcagcaAAATTCACAAACTAATCAGAACACAACTAGTTTACAAATACCACAAGTGACACAATCGCAACAAACTTTGGCGGCTCAAGTGGCCGCAGCTAATCAAGCTGGTGTTATTTCACAAACGGTACCCACTGTTGGCCATATGCAAATACATCAACAAGGTAATCGACCTGTTGTTGTACCCACACCAAATGGTAATGTTTTAGcgtcttattaa